A window from Streptomyces sp. NBC_00299 encodes these proteins:
- a CDS encoding serine hydrolase domain-containing protein has translation MDVNGTVAEGFEPVREAFIRNFGTLGERGAAVAVYRDGRKVVDLWAGTKDVDGTQPWQHGTAQVVRSATKGVAAAVPLILGQRGELDLDAPVGEYWPEFKAHGKERLLVRHVLNHRAGLPVLDRPLTPEEALDPHRGPAAVAAQAPAWVPGTDHGYHALTYGWLLDELVRRVTGRWAGEWLAAEIAGPLGLDLWLGLPESEAGRVGRTGRVQGPEPAGGLHARPKRTVTEAYADPDSLTRRAFAAITPFPDQNDPAYLAAALPATNGIATADGLARLYAALIGEVDGVRLFDPATVELARAQESAGPDRVLVVNTRFGLGYMLHGSASPLLGPGSFGHPGRGGALGFADPETGIAFGYVTNGFRKTVTADPRAQGLIRAVRAALA, from the coding sequence GTGGACGTGAACGGCACAGTGGCCGAGGGCTTCGAGCCGGTCCGGGAGGCGTTCATACGGAACTTCGGCACACTCGGGGAGCGCGGCGCAGCCGTCGCCGTGTACCGGGACGGGCGCAAGGTCGTCGACCTGTGGGCCGGCACGAAGGACGTCGACGGCACACAGCCGTGGCAGCACGGCACCGCGCAGGTCGTGCGCTCGGCGACCAAGGGCGTCGCCGCCGCCGTACCCCTGATCCTTGGGCAGCGTGGAGAACTGGACCTGGACGCGCCGGTAGGTGAGTACTGGCCGGAGTTCAAGGCGCACGGCAAGGAGCGGCTGCTGGTCCGGCACGTGCTGAACCACCGCGCCGGGCTCCCGGTGCTCGACCGCCCGCTCACGCCCGAGGAGGCGCTGGACCCGCACCGCGGGCCCGCGGCGGTGGCGGCTCAGGCACCCGCGTGGGTGCCGGGCACCGACCATGGCTATCACGCGCTGACCTACGGCTGGCTGCTGGACGAGCTGGTGCGCCGGGTGACCGGGCGGTGGGCCGGCGAGTGGCTCGCGGCGGAGATCGCCGGTCCGCTCGGCCTCGACCTGTGGCTCGGGCTGCCGGAGTCCGAGGCGGGCCGGGTGGGCCGTACCGGCCGGGTCCAGGGGCCCGAGCCGGCGGGTGGGCTCCACGCACGCCCGAAGCGCACGGTCACCGAGGCCTACGCGGACCCGGACTCCCTCACGCGCCGCGCCTTCGCCGCGATCACCCCCTTCCCCGACCAGAACGACCCCGCCTACCTCGCCGCCGCCCTGCCCGCTACGAACGGCATCGCGACGGCCGACGGTCTCGCCCGCCTCTACGCCGCGCTCATCGGCGAGGTCGACGGGGTGCGGCTCTTCGACCCCGCGACGGTTGAACTGGCGCGGGCGCAGGAGTCAGCCGGCCCGGACCGCGTCCTGGTGGTCAACACCCGTTTCGGTCTGGGCTACATGCTGCACGGCAGCGCGTCCCCGCTGCTGGGCCCGGGCTCCTTTGGCCACCCCGGCCGCGGCGGCGCCCTCGGCTTCGCCGACCCGGAGACGGGGATCGCCTTCGGCTATGTGACGAACGGCTTCCGCAAGACGGTGACGGCGGACCCGAGGGCGCAGGGGTTGATACGGGCGGTACGGGCGGCGCTCGCCTAG
- a CDS encoding DUF1876 domain-containing protein, whose translation MMQTTVGWHVEMEFQEDETHTRAVAMVRLPDGSEVRAHGHAARHHTDANQPRVGEEIAGARALNELAMQMLTKAHSEIDQASGRTSHPIHV comes from the coding sequence ATGATGCAGACCACGGTGGGATGGCATGTCGAGATGGAGTTCCAGGAGGACGAGACCCACACGAGGGCGGTCGCGATGGTGCGGCTCCCGGACGGCAGCGAGGTACGCGCGCACGGACACGCCGCACGGCACCACACGGACGCGAATCAGCCACGCGTCGGTGAGGAGATCGCCGGCGCCCGTGCGCTGAACGAGCTCGCGATGCAGATGCTCACCAAGGCGCACAGCGAGATCGACCAGGCGTCGGGGCGTACGTCCCACCCCATCCACGTCTGA
- a CDS encoding metallophosphoesterase family protein, whose product MRCCFSAHLPSLAALSAFPGPCEVLRSGARLAPALLRSASAAMQRARSHHPDALIAVNLELVTLTEDSAVITWYTGIPGTDDGLGHPLPAITEGEVVYGTHPSRLHHTASVDRPTAHHQVELTGLEPGQTYYYRARSRGVTATPTPLHLVRGNAVGTSTFGFGTSGGPYSFTTPQPPPGRHLLSVALCNDLHLGETTAGLVGGLPLLRGVPQQPGRAPYPELMSRALVEEARRRGADLLLAGGDISAGGAAHDLGEARRILDGFGTHGQDYFVVRGNHDRSADNATFQTAFPGLPGSDGPGYFARDLGGLRIIGLDTYVKTGNGADAGGLGPDQLAWFQARLREEPDQPTVVFGHHPLTVRDSVFPVTRGQCLERRQARTVVDAYANAPGVFLHHAGHTHRNKRTVLVRAPHVTQQEVAAAKEYPGGFTLLRIHSGGYALNHYKAGDLAARQWSERSRRVAAGLWPHHALGRSVTDRNSVAAHDLSGVTPPPPLSRNVNRG is encoded by the coding sequence ATGCGCTGCTGCTTCTCCGCCCACCTCCCCTCTCTCGCAGCACTGTCGGCCTTCCCCGGCCCCTGCGAGGTGCTGCGCTCCGGTGCCCGCCTCGCCCCCGCTCTGCTGCGCTCGGCCTCCGCCGCCATGCAGCGGGCCCGCTCGCACCACCCCGACGCCCTGATCGCCGTCAACCTCGAACTGGTCACCCTCACCGAGGACAGCGCCGTCATCACCTGGTACACCGGGATCCCCGGCACCGACGACGGCCTGGGCCACCCCCTGCCCGCGATCACCGAGGGCGAGGTCGTCTACGGCACCCACCCCTCCCGGCTCCACCACACCGCGTCCGTCGACCGGCCGACCGCCCATCACCAGGTCGAGCTCACCGGCCTGGAGCCGGGGCAGACGTACTACTACCGGGCCCGCTCACGGGGCGTGACCGCCACCCCCACCCCGCTGCACCTCGTGCGCGGCAACGCGGTGGGCACGTCGACGTTCGGGTTCGGCACGAGCGGCGGGCCGTACTCCTTCACCACCCCGCAGCCCCCGCCCGGCCGGCACCTGCTGTCGGTCGCGCTCTGCAACGACCTGCACCTCGGCGAGACCACCGCGGGCCTCGTCGGCGGGCTGCCCCTGCTGCGGGGGGTGCCGCAGCAGCCGGGACGGGCGCCGTATCCCGAGCTGATGAGCCGCGCTCTGGTCGAGGAGGCCCGGCGGCGCGGGGCGGACCTGCTGCTGGCCGGGGGCGACATCTCGGCCGGCGGTGCGGCCCACGACCTGGGCGAGGCCCGGCGGATCCTGGACGGCTTCGGCACCCACGGGCAGGACTACTTCGTCGTACGCGGCAACCACGACCGCTCCGCCGACAACGCCACCTTCCAGACCGCCTTCCCGGGCCTGCCGGGCAGCGACGGACCCGGATACTTCGCCCGTGACCTCGGCGGGCTGCGGATCATCGGCCTCGACACCTACGTCAAGACCGGCAACGGCGCCGACGCGGGCGGCCTCGGCCCCGATCAACTCGCTTGGTTCCAGGCGAGGTTGAGGGAGGAGCCGGACCAGCCGACGGTGGTGTTCGGCCACCATCCGCTGACCGTGCGGGACTCCGTCTTCCCGGTGACCCGCGGCCAGTGCCTGGAGCGCCGCCAGGCCCGCACCGTCGTCGACGCCTACGCGAACGCCCCCGGCGTCTTCCTCCACCACGCGGGCCACACCCACCGCAACAAGCGCACCGTGCTGGTGCGCGCCCCGCACGTCACCCAGCAGGAGGTCGCCGCCGCCAAGGAGTACCCCGGCGGCTTCACCCTGCTGCGCATCCACTCCGGCGGCTACGCGCTCAACCACTACAAGGCTGGCGACCTGGCGGCCCGGCAGTGGAGCGAGCGCAGCCGCCGGGTGGCCGCGGGCCTGTGGCCCCACCATGCCCTGGGCCGCTCGGTCACCGACCGCAACAGCGTTGCGGCACACGACCTCTCGGGCGTCACACCGCCCCCACCCCTCTCACGGAACGTAAATCGCGGGTAA